The following proteins come from a genomic window of Triticum aestivum cultivar Chinese Spring chromosome 6A, IWGSC CS RefSeq v2.1, whole genome shotgun sequence:
- the LOC123130994 gene encoding U-box domain-containing protein 21, whose translation MVTPLPRFRARGFRGAARGAPAEVPLAVRRTWQQPMLVAAAAEPEPAVPTHFLCPISLDMMRDPVTAPTGITYDRESVEGWLERGHATCPVTGRPLRLEELVPNHATRRVIQEWCVANRGLGIERVPTPRVPVSAFDASELLEAVCAAARRGDGPRCRELVARARALGKESERNRRCFVSASAARALSSTYCHLAGQRVVPATALEEILAAMVVFLPLDEESRRHIASPASLGSVVSILSHSEPLARVSAVVVLREIASSSDRQCLEAMSKTTGIYAALVKLLEKPVSPQATKAALVTAYYLVTHTELAASCLVDLGAVRLLLELLVDADKGATEKALALLDGLLLTSKGRDEAYAQALAVPVIVKKMQHVSDMATEFAVSALWRLCKNSPAEGGGCKAEALQVGAFQKLLLLLQVGCEGATKERASELLRILNGSRDGAECIDTLDFKALKRPF comes from the coding sequence ATGGTCACGCCGCTGCCCCGCTTCCGCGCCCGGGGCTTCCGCGGCGCGGCGCGTGGCGCGCCGGCCGAGGTACCGCTCGCCGTCAGGCGGACGTGGCAGCAGCCGAtgctggtcgccgccgccgccgagccggaGCCTGCCGTGCCGACCCACTTCTTGTGCCCGATATCTCTTGATATGATGCGGGACCCCGTGACGGCGCCGACGGGGATCACGTACGACCGGGAGAGCGTGGAGGGGTGGCTGGAGCGCGGCCACGCCACGTGCCCCGTCACCGGCCGGCCGCTGCGGCTGGAGGAGCTCGTCCCTAACCACGCCACGAGGAGGGTGATCCAGGAGTGGTGCGTCGCCAACCGGGGGCTCGGGATAGAGCGCGTGCCCACTCCCCGCGTCCCGGTCTCCGCTTTCGACGCGTCCGAGCTTCTGGAGGCGGTGTGCGCGGCCGCGAGGCGCGGCGACGGGCCGAGGTGCCGGGAGCTGGTCGCGAGGGCCAGGGCGCTCGGGAAGGAGAGCGAGCGCAACCGCCGGTGCTTCGTGTCCGCCAGCGCCGCCCGCGCGCTCTCGTCGACGTATTGCCATCTTGCCGGCCAGCGGGTGGTGCCAGCGACGGCCCTAGAGGAGATCCTGGCGGCGATGGTCGTGTTCTTGCCTCTTGACGAGGAGTCCAGGCGCCACATTGCCTCCCCGGCGTCGCTGGGATCCGTCGTGTCTATCCTCTCCCACAGCGAGCCCCTAGCGCGGGTCAGCGCCGTCGTCGTTCTCCGCGAGATCGCCTCCTCATCCGACCGGCAGTGCCTCGAGGCGATGTCAAAGACCACCGGCATATACGCGGCGCTCGTCAAGCTCCTGGAGAAACCCGTCTCGCCCCAGGCCACCAAGGCGGCGCTGGTGACCGCGTACTACCTCGTCACGCACACCGAGCTCGCCGCGTCCTGCCTCGTCGACCTCGGCGCGGTGCGGCTCCTCCTCGAGCTGCTGGTGGACGCCGACAAGGGCGCGACGGAGAAGGCGCTGGCCCTGCTGGACGGCCTGCTCCTCACAAGCAAGGGCCGCGACGAGGCGTACGCGCAGGCGCTGGCCGTGCCGGTGATCGTGAAGAAGATGCAGCACGTGTCGGACATGGCGACGGAGTTCGCCGTGTCGGCGCTGTGGCGGCTGTGCAAGAACTCCCCGGCGGAGGGCGGCGGGTGCAAGGCCGAGGCGCTGCAGGTCGGCGCGTTCCagaagctgctcctgctgctgcaggTGGGCTGCGAGGGCGCCACCAAGGAGCGGGCCAGCGAGCTGCTCAGGATCCTCAATGGATCCAGGGACGGCGCCGAGTGCATCGACACGCTGGATTTCAAGGCGCTCAAGAGACCCTTCTGA